GGGCCGGCGCGCGGTAACGGTCGTCGTGCACCGCGGCCAGCACCGGTGGTCCGCCCGTTCCCTCGCCGACGACAGCCCGCAGCGCCAGCAGGGTCCGCAGGATCTCGGCGTCGCCCGCGGGCTCCCCGGACGGCAGTACCAGTACGGTGCTCGCCGCACGGGGGCTGACCAGCGCGAGGACGGCGGGGTCGCTCGGCGGACCACTGCGGCAGATGAGCCGGGTGCGGCCGGCCGGACCGATCCGGGCGGCCAGCGCACGCTCCATCTCGGTCTTGTCCCGGTCTGCGAGCAGGACGATCGCCCGCGGCCGGTGCGCGGCCTGGGCTGCGACCAACTCACCGACCACTGTGGTCACTTGGTCCGACCAGCCGAGCACCACGACATGGCCGCGCTCCAGGACCGTGGACCGTCCACGGCTCAACTCGGCCATCCGCTCGGCCAGACTCGTCGTGATCACGCCGACGAGTGTCGAGACGCACAGCAGGGCGACCAGCCCGAGCAGGGCGGAGAGCATCATGCGCAGTGGCGTACCGGTCATGGCGCCCAGGCGCAGCGTCTCCGCGCTGGTCCGCCACGCGGCGGTCAGCCGGCCCGACAGGGAACGGGGCGAGCCGGGGTCCGTCCAGACGAGTACCGCGCTCACCGGGACGACGACGGCCAGACAGGTGATCACCAGCCAGCCCATCAGGGTGCCGGTGCTGCGGGCCAGCGTACGGTCGAACCGGTAACGCGCCCGGTCCCGCAGCGAATTCGACCGGCGCCCCGTCATTCGTGCCACTCCCACCCGCTCTCTCCCGCGACGACGCTGGTCGGCCCGCCTCCGCACAGTGCTGCCTCGGGTGGCGGAACACGCCGTGTTCGCGGGCCGATTCACCCTTTCGGGCGGGCGCTCCGGAACCGGGCCGGGAAGGGGGCCTGGAACGGGGCCGGTCAGAGGCCCGGCGCACCCCAGACGGGAAACCAGCGGGCGAGGTCCTTCTCGATGCGCAGATCGTCCTCCAGAACGGCTCTGACCTGGAGCTCCCGCTGGTTGTCCCGTTTCTCGGCGCCGCCGGGCCGCGGCGCGAAGGGGTAGAAGGTGCCGCGTTTGTAGAGATACACGAGGGCCAGTGACCGTTGCTCCGCGTCGCGGAAGCTCATCAGCGAGCAGAGGAGCTGCGGGCCGAAGCCGCCGTCCTGGAGCAGTGTGTTGACCGCGTGCAGATCGTTGACGAGCGTGGCCGTGTCGTCGGGTTCCTGTCGTGAGAGCAGCCAGGTGTATCCGTACGAGTCCTGGCTGAACTCCACGGGGTGCCCGTTCTGCCCGGTGTCAGCGTCGAGCAGTTCCTGTACGTCCTGTCTGATCCGGGCGAAGCCGCCGCCCTCGACGCCGGCGAAACAGACCGAACCGAGGCCGGTGGGTGTGTATCCGGCACCGGCCTGGAGGGTGAGCGCGGCGGACGGGAGGGCGAAGAGCTGATCGAGGTCGGGTCGGACCGGTTTGCTCCGGCCGAGGATGGTGTCGAGAAGGCCCACGGGACCAGCTCCTCACGTTGACGGTCGGACGGGATCGGTGCCGCCGGGGTCACGGGCGGGACAGGTCGGCGGACATCCGGGCCAGCTGCTCCAGTCGCTGTTCGAGGGTCGGGTGGGAGGCGAGCAGCCGTCCGAGGCTTCCCTTGGAGGCGAACGCCGGCACGAAGAAGAAGGCGTTGTACGGCTCCGCCTTCCGCAGGTCCTCCGTCGGGATCCGTGCCATCTGGCCGTCCACCTTGGTGAGCGCCGACGCGAGCGCCGAAGGCCGTCCGGTGAGCAGCGCGGCCGTCCGGTCCGCGGAGAGTTCGCGGTAGCGGGAGAGCAGCCGGGTAAGCAGGAAGCCGATCGCGTAGACGACCGCGCTGACCAGCGGAATCAGCAGGATCACCAGACCGGCCGGGCCGGAGTCCCGGGCGCTCCTCGACAGCCCGCTGTAGAGCGCGATGCGGGTCAGCAGACCCGCGAGCACGCCCAGGAAGGACGCGATGGTCATCACGGCGACGTCGCGGTGCGCGACGTGCGACATCTCATGGGCGAGTACGCCCTCCAGCTCCTCCGGTTCGAGTCTGCGGAGCAGCCCGGTGGTGGCACAGACCAGTGCGCTGCGTTCGCTCCGGCCGGTTGCGAAGGCGTTCGGGATGTCACTGTTCGAGATGGCCACCTTGGGTTTGGGCATATCGGCCAGGGCGCAGATGCGGTCGACCGCGCCGTGCAGTTCGGGTGCCTGCTCGGGGGTGACCTCGCGGGCGCCCATGCCGAATGCCGCGATCTTGTCGCTGAACCAGAACTGCGCGACGAACATCCCCACGACCAGGATCAGGATGATCGGCCAGAACTTCCCCAGTACGGCCAGCAGCACACCGACCAGGACCACGTACAGCAGACCTATCAGGAACATGGTGGTCACCATGCGTGTGGTCAGGCCGCGGTCCTGCGTGTAGCGGGTTCGTGTCATCACTCGCCTCCATCAGCTCTTCTCTTCTGTCATTTTCCTCCTTATCTCAGCAAAACGTCGTAAACGGGGTGTAGGGAAGGTGGCCCTGGGTGGCAGGGGGCCTCGGGCGGAGGGCGCGTTGGAGGGCGCCTTCAATTTCCAGATCGGGATGGTTCATGCGCCGACCGGCGGAATGCCTTCGTTCGTGTGCAGTCGACCGGGTTTCCGCACTGCGGCCCGCGCGCCGACCGGATAGTGGGCCCCATCGGGTCCCCCGTCGGGGGCGACCGCCGAAGACCGTGAAGAAGGAGTGACCGCCATGCGTACCGCCGAGGCGACCGACCGTGTCCAGCTCGTGTTCTCCCTGCTCGACACCAACGGGAACGGGGTTCTGGATGCCGAGGACTTCGAGCTGCTGGGGAGCCGGGTGGTCGCGGTGGCGCCATGGGCCGATGACGCCGCGAGAGACGCGATGGTCGGCGCCTCGCGCCGGTACTGGCGGACGCTGGTCACGGAGCTGGACGCGAACGGCGACGGGCAGATCAGTCTCCAGGAGTTCACCGCCTGCGTACTGACCCCGGAGCGGTTCGAGGCGACGATCGACGAGTTCGCCGAAGCGCTCGCCGCGCTCGGCGCTCCCGACGGTGGCGACCTCGTCACCCGGCCCGCCTTCATGGCTCTGATGATCGCCATCGGCTTCGAACGGCCGCGCATCGAGGCGCTGTTCGACGCTTTCGGTCCCGTGGACGGCGATCGCATTCCGGTGGCCACCTGGGCCGAGGGAATCAGGGACTACTACCGCCCGGAGAAGGCGGGCATCCCCGGCGACCACCTGACGCCGGGCGCGGTGCGGTGACCCGGGGAGCGCATGGCCATGGGCGTGCCGGGCCGCCGCCGGGCGACCGCGCCCGGATTCAAGGCGAACCCGGCAGGGTAGAAATGAGGTGGTTTGTGCCGCGATGAAGGCGGCTGCCGACCTGAGAACGCCCGGAACCCCTCGGAAGCCCAGGGCGGCGCCCCGCGCGAGCAGGGAGGTGTCAGTGACATGACCGGGATGCAGTTCGGA
This window of the Streptomyces niveus genome carries:
- a CDS encoding EF-hand domain-containing protein encodes the protein MRTAEATDRVQLVFSLLDTNGNGVLDAEDFELLGSRVVAVAPWADDAARDAMVGASRRYWRTLVTELDANGDGQISLQEFTACVLTPERFEATIDEFAEALAALGAPDGGDLVTRPAFMALMIAIGFERPRIEALFDAFGPVDGDRIPVATWAEGIRDYYRPEKAGIPGDHLTPGAVR
- the htpX gene encoding zinc metalloprotease HtpX codes for the protein MTRTRYTQDRGLTTRMVTTMFLIGLLYVVLVGVLLAVLGKFWPIILILVVGMFVAQFWFSDKIAAFGMGAREVTPEQAPELHGAVDRICALADMPKPKVAISNSDIPNAFATGRSERSALVCATTGLLRRLEPEELEGVLAHEMSHVAHRDVAVMTIASFLGVLAGLLTRIALYSGLSRSARDSGPAGLVILLIPLVSAVVYAIGFLLTRLLSRYRELSADRTAALLTGRPSALASALTKVDGQMARIPTEDLRKAEPYNAFFFVPAFASKGSLGRLLASHPTLEQRLEQLARMSADLSRP
- the pspAB gene encoding PspA-associated protein PspAB; translated protein: MGLLDTILGRSKPVRPDLDQLFALPSAALTLQAGAGYTPTGLGSVCFAGVEGGGFARIRQDVQELLDADTGQNGHPVEFSQDSYGYTWLLSRQEPDDTATLVNDLHAVNTLLQDGGFGPQLLCSLMSFRDAEQRSLALVYLYKRGTFYPFAPRPGGAEKRDNQRELQVRAVLEDDLRIEKDLARWFPVWGAPGL